In Bacillus sp. NP247, one DNA window encodes the following:
- the tsaD gene encoding tRNA (adenosine(37)-N6)-threonylcarbamoyltransferase complex transferase subunit TsaD, whose protein sequence is MEKNTIILGIETSCDETAVAVVKNGTEIIANVVASQIESHKRFGGVVPEIASRHHVEEITVVLEEALKEANITFDDIDAIAVTEGPGLVGALLIGVNAAKAVAFAHDIPLVGVHHIAGHIYANRLVKEVQFPLLSLVVSGGHTELVYMKEHGSFEVIGETRDDAAGEAYDKVARTLSMPYPGGPHIDRLAHEGKPTIDLPRAWLEPDSYDFSFSGLKSAVINTVHNAKQRGIEIAPEDLAASFQESVIDVLVTKASRAAEAYNVKQVLLAGGVAANKGLRARLEVEFAQKENIELIIPPLSLCTDNAAMIAAAGTIAYEQGKRATLALNANPGLDIEA, encoded by the coding sequence ATGGAAAAAAATACGATTATACTTGGTATTGAAACAAGCTGTGATGAAACAGCTGTAGCGGTTGTTAAAAATGGAACGGAAATCATTGCGAATGTCGTTGCATCACAAATTGAAAGTCATAAGCGTTTTGGCGGAGTTGTACCAGAGATTGCATCCCGTCATCATGTAGAAGAAATCACAGTTGTGTTAGAAGAAGCTTTAAAAGAAGCGAATATCACTTTTGATGATATTGATGCAATTGCTGTAACAGAAGGACCAGGTTTAGTTGGAGCACTTTTAATAGGTGTAAATGCAGCGAAAGCTGTGGCTTTTGCTCATGATATCCCTCTAGTTGGTGTTCATCATATTGCTGGTCATATTTATGCGAACCGTTTAGTAAAAGAAGTACAATTCCCGTTACTATCGCTAGTTGTATCCGGTGGGCATACGGAGCTTGTTTATATGAAAGAACATGGTTCATTTGAAGTGATTGGTGAAACGCGAGATGATGCTGCAGGAGAAGCTTACGATAAAGTAGCTCGTACATTATCAATGCCTTATCCAGGTGGTCCTCATATCGATCGTCTTGCGCATGAAGGAAAACCAACAATTGATTTGCCTCGTGCATGGTTAGAACCTGATTCGTATGATTTCAGCTTTAGTGGATTGAAATCAGCAGTTATCAACACTGTGCATAACGCAAAACAACGCGGTATAGAAATTGCACCAGAAGATTTAGCAGCAAGTTTCCAAGAAAGTGTAATAGATGTACTTGTAACGAAAGCGTCTCGTGCAGCAGAAGCTTATAATGTAAAACAAGTGCTTCTTGCTGGTGGAGTAGCTGCTAATAAAGGGCTTCGTGCACGTTTAGAAGTAGAATTTGCACAAAAAGAAAATATAGAGCTAATTATTCCTCCGCTATCTTTATGCACAGATAATGCAGCGATGATTGCAGCTGCAGGTACAAT
- the tsaE gene encoding tRNA (adenosine(37)-N6)-threonylcarbamoyltransferase complex ATPase subunit type 1 TsaE, with translation MSKYEITTKSSEETQRLSEKLGGLVKVQDVIILEGDLGAGKTTFTKGLAKGLGVKRVVNSPTFNIIKEYKGRLPLYHMDVYRLAESEEDLGFDEYFYGEGITVVEWAHLIEAYLPNEKLQISLFHAGDDTRKIVLEPIGDRYTRLCEELLQDESTSN, from the coding sequence GTGAGTAAATATGAAATAACAACAAAATCTTCCGAAGAAACCCAGCGATTATCAGAAAAATTAGGGGGACTTGTAAAGGTACAAGATGTAATTATTTTAGAAGGTGATCTTGGAGCTGGCAAGACGACTTTTACAAAAGGACTAGCAAAAGGTCTTGGAGTGAAAAGAGTCGTAAATAGTCCTACCTTCAATATTATTAAAGAATATAAAGGAAGATTACCGCTATATCATATGGATGTGTATCGTTTAGCGGAAAGTGAAGAAGATTTAGGATTTGATGAGTATTTCTATGGTGAAGGGATTACAGTAGTAGAATGGGCTCATTTAATAGAAGCATATTTACCGAATGAGAAGTTGCAAATTAGTTTATTCCATGCTGGAGATGATACAAGGAAAATTGTACTCGAGCCAATTGGAGATCGCTATACTAGATTATGTGAGGAGCTATTACAAGATGAAAGTACTAGCAATTGA
- the tsaB gene encoding tRNA (adenosine(37)-N6)-threonylcarbamoyltransferase complex dimerization subunit type 1 TsaB translates to MKVLAIDTSNYVMGVSLIEEGNVIGEIITNLTKNHSVRLMPAVEKLLKECGVKPKELTKIVVAAGPGSYTGVRIGVTAAKTLAWSLQIPIVGVSSLEVVAANGTNFNGLICPLFDGRRGQIYTGLYTYEGEHITSIEEDRIILIVDWLQMLKDKEQPVLFIGNDVKLHKETIVEYLGDQAVFAPFTKNNPRPSELAFLGLQKEEQDVHTFVPSYLRLAEAETKWLESQKQ, encoded by the coding sequence ATGAAAGTACTAGCAATTGATACTTCAAATTACGTAATGGGTGTATCCCTTATTGAGGAAGGGAACGTGATTGGGGAAATCATTACAAATTTAACAAAAAACCATTCTGTACGTCTTATGCCAGCTGTAGAGAAACTGTTAAAAGAATGCGGTGTAAAACCGAAAGAATTGACTAAAATTGTTGTAGCAGCTGGACCAGGATCATATACAGGTGTTCGTATAGGTGTGACAGCTGCAAAAACATTAGCTTGGTCACTTCAAATACCAATTGTAGGTGTATCAAGTTTAGAAGTGGTGGCTGCAAATGGTACTAATTTTAATGGACTAATTTGTCCTTTATTTGATGGCCGACGTGGTCAAATTTATACGGGGTTATATACATATGAAGGAGAGCATATAACTTCAATAGAAGAAGACCGAATTATTCTTATTGTTGACTGGTTGCAAATGTTAAAAGATAAAGAACAGCCTGTTTTATTTATTGGTAACGATGTTAAATTGCATAAAGAAACAATTGTAGAATATTTAGGTGATCAAGCTGTATTTGCTCCGTTCACTAAGAATAACCCAAGACCAAGTGAATTAGCATTTTTAGGATTACAAAAAGAAGAACAAGACGTGCATACGTTTGTTCCTAGCTATCTTCGTTTAGCTGAAGCTGAAACAAAATGGTTAGAAAGTCAAAAACAATAG
- the rimI gene encoding ribosomal protein S18-alanine N-acetyltransferase, protein MDMIFRKMALNDIAQIVAIEEASFSTPWTADAFHRELEVNEHAHYVVLEKDGLVIGYCGLWIILDESHVTNIAILPEYRGQKLGDALLKEVISDAKGLGVKTMTLEVRVSNEVAKQLYRKYGFQNGGIRKRYYADNQEDGLVMWVNI, encoded by the coding sequence ATGGATATGATATTTAGAAAGATGGCACTCAATGATATTGCTCAAATTGTAGCTATTGAAGAAGCATCTTTTTCAACCCCTTGGACTGCAGATGCCTTTCACCGTGAATTAGAGGTGAATGAACATGCACATTATGTCGTGCTAGAAAAAGATGGTCTCGTAATTGGATATTGTGGATTGTGGATAATTCTTGATGAATCACATGTAACAAATATAGCTATCCTGCCAGAATACAGAGGTCAAAAGCTAGGGGATGCCTTATTGAAAGAAGTCATTTCCGATGCGAAAGGGTTAGGAGTAAAAACAATGACACTTGAAGTACGCGTGTCAAATGAAGTAGCAAAGCAGTTATACAGAAAATACGGATTTCAAAATGGTGGGATTCGTAAACGATACTATGCAGACAATCAGGAAGATGGTCTTGTAATGTGGGTGAATATATAA
- a CDS encoding Tex family protein codes for MEMVDNRQGLMKMLVKELGFTEKQVRHVIQLTEEGNTVPFIARYRKEWTGSLDEVQIRTILERWQYMMQLENRKEEVLRLIDEKGKLTEELRRHIVAAIKLQEVEDLYRPYKEKRRTKATVAKEKGLEPLAEWLLLYKKENPAEKAMEFVNVEKEVASAEDALQGAQDIIAELVSDNAAYRSWIRNTTFRKGVMSSSVKDKEKDEKNIYEMYYGYEEPLQKVVPHRVLAMNRGEKEDVLRISVITPIEEILQFLHKKMILDEASKSAHYVQLAMEDGYKRLIQPSIEREIRKELMETAEEQAIHIFSENLRNLLLQPPMKGKVVLAVDPAYRTGCKLAVVDDTGKVLYIDVIYPHPPARKYEDAKTKIISIIDKYEVEMIAIGNGTASRETEEFIVDVLQNVERDVFYIIVNEAGASVYSASDVAREEFPNLQVEERSAVSIGRRLQDPLAELVKIDPKSVGVGQYQHDVSQKRLNESLTFVVETAVNRVGVNVNTASVALLQYVSGLSKTVAKNIVAKREEDGKFTKRTELKKIPRLGAKTYEQCIGFLRILEGANPLDRTGIHPEQYKNVELLLKSLGLSKSDVGKPNLQKSLEGVDISKLSQETEIGEPTLVDIMDALISPERDMRDELPKPLLKKGILKLEDLKRGMELEGTIRNVVDFGAFVDIGVKQDGLVHISKLSKQFVKHPLDIVSVGQIVKVWVDDIDTKKGRVALSMLPIE; via the coding sequence ATGGAAATGGTAGATAATCGACAAGGGTTAATGAAAATGTTAGTGAAAGAATTAGGCTTTACAGAAAAGCAAGTTCGTCATGTTATTCAATTAACAGAAGAAGGTAACACAGTTCCATTTATCGCTCGTTACCGAAAAGAATGGACAGGATCTCTAGATGAGGTGCAAATTCGTACAATCTTAGAAAGATGGCAATATATGATGCAATTAGAAAATAGGAAAGAAGAGGTTCTTCGTCTTATTGATGAAAAGGGTAAACTAACCGAAGAGTTGCGTCGTCATATTGTTGCTGCAATAAAACTTCAGGAAGTAGAAGATTTGTATCGTCCATATAAAGAAAAAAGAAGAACGAAAGCTACAGTTGCTAAAGAAAAGGGATTAGAACCGTTAGCTGAGTGGCTATTATTATATAAAAAAGAAAATCCAGCAGAGAAGGCTATGGAATTTGTTAATGTAGAAAAAGAAGTGGCGTCTGCAGAAGATGCGTTGCAAGGTGCGCAAGATATTATTGCGGAACTTGTTTCGGATAATGCGGCATATCGTAGTTGGATTCGCAATACTACTTTCCGAAAAGGGGTTATGTCTTCATCTGTAAAAGATAAAGAAAAAGATGAAAAGAATATATATGAAATGTATTATGGCTATGAAGAACCGTTGCAAAAGGTAGTGCCACATCGTGTGCTAGCTATGAATCGTGGTGAAAAGGAAGACGTATTAAGAATTTCTGTTATCACGCCAATTGAAGAAATTCTTCAGTTTTTACATAAAAAAATGATTCTTGATGAAGCTTCTAAAAGTGCGCATTATGTACAATTAGCGATGGAAGATGGATATAAGCGATTAATTCAACCTTCAATAGAAAGAGAAATTCGTAAAGAGTTAATGGAAACGGCCGAAGAACAAGCGATTCATATTTTCTCTGAGAATTTACGTAATTTATTATTACAACCTCCGATGAAAGGGAAAGTTGTGTTAGCGGTAGATCCAGCATATAGAACCGGTTGTAAATTAGCTGTAGTAGATGATACAGGAAAAGTTCTTTACATAGATGTTATTTATCCGCATCCGCCTGCTCGTAAATATGAGGATGCAAAAACGAAAATCATTTCAATTATAGATAAATATGAAGTTGAAATGATAGCGATTGGAAATGGTACAGCTTCGAGAGAAACGGAAGAATTTATAGTGGATGTATTACAAAATGTAGAACGAGATGTATTTTACATTATTGTAAATGAAGCGGGTGCTAGTGTGTACTCAGCATCTGATGTAGCTCGCGAGGAGTTTCCGAATTTACAGGTTGAAGAAAGAAGTGCTGTTTCAATTGGGAGACGTCTACAAGATCCACTTGCAGAGCTTGTGAAAATTGACCCTAAATCTGTTGGGGTGGGACAATATCAACATGATGTATCTCAAAAGAGATTAAATGAATCATTAACATTTGTAGTAGAGACGGCAGTTAACCGAGTTGGTGTTAATGTAAATACAGCTTCAGTTGCATTGTTGCAATATGTTTCGGGGTTATCAAAAACAGTTGCGAAAAATATTGTAGCTAAGCGTGAGGAAGATGGGAAATTCACGAAGCGAACTGAGTTAAAGAAAATCCCGCGTTTAGGTGCAAAAACATATGAACAATGTATCGGGTTTTTACGTATATTAGAAGGAGCGAATCCATTAGATCGTACAGGGATTCATCCAGAACAATATAAAAATGTTGAATTACTATTAAAGAGCTTAGGGTTATCGAAGAGTGATGTGGGGAAACCAAACTTGCAAAAGAGTTTAGAAGGAGTGGATATTTCTAAATTATCTCAAGAGACGGAGATTGGTGAGCCAACATTAGTTGATATTATGGATGCTTTAATTAGCCCGGAACGAGATATGAGGGATGAGTTGCCAAAGCCACTTTTGAAAAAGGGGATTTTAAAATTAGAAGATTTAAAGCGTGGTATGGAATTGGAGGGAACGATTCGCAATGTTGTTGATTTCGGTGCCTTTGTTGATATTGGTGTGAAGCAAGATGGTTTAGTACATATTTCTAAACTAAGCAAACAATTTGTAAAGCATCCATTAGATATTGTATCCGTGGGACAAATTGTAAAAGTATGGGTAGATGATATTGATACGAAAAAAGGTCGTGTTGCATTGTCAATGTTACCGATTGAATAG
- a CDS encoding SprT family protein: MDEQEIQRLVEEVSLQCFGMPFLHKAMFNSRLRTTGGRYLLKNHNIELNYRYYEMYGKEELVGIVKHELCHYHLHITGKGYKHRDRDFRELLEKVGAPRFCKRMISEEETKVYTYECMGCSFQYVRRRQINTQRYVCGKCKGQLKLVVKTS, translated from the coding sequence ATGGATGAGCAAGAAATTCAAAGGTTAGTGGAAGAGGTATCGTTACAATGCTTTGGAATGCCGTTTTTACATAAAGCGATGTTTAATAGTAGGTTACGTACAACTGGTGGGCGCTATCTATTGAAGAATCATAATATAGAATTGAACTATCGATATTACGAAATGTACGGTAAAGAAGAGTTAGTCGGGATTGTTAAACATGAACTTTGTCATTATCACTTACATATCACAGGAAAAGGGTATAAGCACCGAGATAGAGATTTTCGTGAGTTATTAGAGAAAGTAGGTGCACCACGTTTTTGTAAACGAATGATTAGTGAGGAGGAAACAAAAGTTTATACGTATGAATGTATGGGTTGTTCGTTTCAATATGTAAGAAGACGTCAAATAAATACACAAAGATATGTATGTGGAAAGTGCAAAGGACAACTAAAACTGGTAGTGAAAACATCTTGA
- the cmpA gene encoding cortex morphogenetic protein CmpA, with protein sequence MPTWLKKQMQRAYFEKNRYQIKLLNECWFYYSKIHQSS encoded by the coding sequence ATGCCCACGTGGCTAAAGAAACAAATGCAACGTGCATATTTCGAAAAAAACCGGTATCAAATCAAGTTACTAAATGAATGCTGGTTTTATTATAGTAAAATACATCAAAGCTCATAA